Proteins encoded within one genomic window of Mycolicibacterium monacense:
- a CDS encoding lysophospholipid acyltransferase family protein: protein MADTDPRPTAVREQSRQHADEARRKMSERRSAHDGGINGWLNERAGRWDLSGQDEATMQRQKYLWNFLVDHWFRMEFDGWENLPDPPVLLVGIHSGAPFVWDAWTVGVQWWRRFGQERPLHGTAHDALMAIPLIGRYFRAMGVLPAAPDSMATALAEGRDVAVWPGGEVDSLRPWVERDVANLAGRAGFVRMAIRAGVPIVPIATVGGADAMPVLIRGDRLSRALRLDKMLRLKVFPLAVSLPWGIAPAALPQLPLPAKIRTRLMPAVSIDHDPDRAEDDDYVEQKYREVQDSIQRGMDALARKRALPLFG, encoded by the coding sequence ATGGCCGACACCGACCCCCGTCCCACCGCCGTCCGCGAGCAGTCCCGACAGCACGCAGACGAAGCCCGCCGAAAGATGTCCGAGCGGCGCAGCGCACACGACGGTGGCATCAACGGTTGGCTCAACGAGCGGGCCGGCCGGTGGGACTTGAGCGGGCAGGACGAGGCGACGATGCAGCGCCAGAAGTACCTGTGGAACTTTCTGGTGGACCACTGGTTCCGGATGGAGTTCGACGGCTGGGAGAACCTGCCCGACCCGCCGGTGCTGCTCGTCGGCATTCACTCGGGCGCCCCGTTCGTCTGGGACGCCTGGACGGTCGGGGTGCAGTGGTGGCGCCGGTTCGGCCAGGAGCGCCCGCTGCACGGCACCGCTCACGATGCGCTGATGGCGATCCCGCTGATCGGCCGGTACTTCCGGGCGATGGGAGTACTACCCGCCGCGCCCGACTCGATGGCCACGGCGCTGGCGGAAGGCCGCGACGTGGCGGTCTGGCCGGGCGGTGAGGTGGATTCGCTGCGGCCGTGGGTCGAGCGTGACGTCGCGAATCTGGCAGGCCGCGCGGGCTTCGTCCGCATGGCGATCAGGGCGGGAGTGCCAATCGTTCCGATCGCGACGGTCGGTGGGGCCGACGCGATGCCGGTGCTGATCCGCGGTGACCGGCTGTCGCGCGCGCTGCGGTTGGACAAGATGTTGCGGCTCAAGGTTTTTCCGCTCGCGGTGTCGTTGCCGTGGGGTATCGCGCCCGCGGCGCTACCGCAGCTGCCGTTGCCCGCCAAGATCCGCACCCGGCTGATGCCCGCCGTGTCGATCGATCACGATCCGGACCGCGCCGAGGACGACGACTACGTCGAGCAGAAATACCGGGAGGTTCAGGACAGCATCCAGCGCGGAATGGACGCGCTGGCCCGCAAGCGGGCGTTGCCGCTGTTCGGCTGA